The proteins below are encoded in one region of Equus caballus isolate H_3958 breed thoroughbred chromosome 18, TB-T2T, whole genome shotgun sequence:
- the LOC100068215 gene encoding inositol monophosphatase 1-like has protein sequence MAGPRQECMDYAVTLARQAGEVVRDALKNEMNVMIKSSPTDLVTATDQKVEKMPISSIKEKYPSHSFIGEESVADGEKSVLTDNPTWIIDPIYGTTSFVHRFPFVAVLIDFVVNKKMEFGVVYSCVEYKMYTGRKGKGAFCNSQKLQVSQQEGSEGLGQQLLICALRQLELWMRIMKWEFTAGTWQELASLLPKLVEYSWM, from the exons ATGGCTGGTCCTAGGCAGGAATGCATGGATTATGCAGTAACACTAGCAAGACAAGCTGGAGAGGTGGTTCGTGACGCcctgaaaaatgaaatgaatgttaTGATTAAAAGTTCTCCAACTGATTTGGTAACTGCTACTGaccaaaaagttgaaaaaatgcCTATCTCTTCTATAAAGGAAAAATACCCTTCTCACAGTTTCATTGGTGAGGAATCTGTGGCAGATGGGGAAAAAAGTGTCTTAACCGACAACCCTACATGGATCATTGACCCTATCTATGGGACAACCAGCTTTGTACATAGATTTCCTTTTGTAGCTGTTTTGATTGACTTTGTTGTAAATAAAAAGATGGAATTTGGGGTTGTGTACAGTTGTGTGGAATATAAGATGTACACCGGCAGGAAGGGAAAAGGTGCCTTCTGTAACAGTCAAAAACTGCAGGTTTCACAACAAGA GGGATCTGAGGGGTTGGGACAGCAGCTGTTAATATGTGCCTTGCGGCAGCTGGAGCTGTGGATGCGTATTATGAAATGGGAGTTCACTGCTGGGACATGGCAGGAGCTGGCATCATTGTTACCGAAGCTGGTGGAGTACTCATGGATGTAA